The sequence below is a genomic window from Oncorhynchus nerka isolate Pitt River linkage group LG7, Oner_Uvic_2.0, whole genome shotgun sequence.
CAGGAAATGAAAGACATGCATGTACTAACTGACTGAATTAATCAAAATAGCCTATGAGCCAGAAGCAGCTGACTAGTTAACCAGTTAACGTTATCTAACGCAAAAATAATAATTTACCAATAACCATAGTCTCATCTGGAATTTCCTCTATAAAGCATTTTTTCTCCGTCTCTCCAATGTGAAAATAGAGAGCGTAACTTGGAGAGAGCCAAGCAAATAGTACGATAATTCCAGCGCCAGGTGCAGTGAGCATCATGTCAAATCAGCTTTGTTGTCCCCTGCAGCAGGGTCAGTGTAGTAAATGCAACCAGCTGCTaccttacttttattttgaaatgaTTGAAACCCCTCCGGAAGTGGTTGCACGGGCCTTTTTTTTTACTGATTCGCACACTACCCAGAATGCACTTCATCGATACCATTTTCGGTTGTGTTTGTTATGATGCGTGGACATTTCAGCATCTAGCTACAATAACGTTTCGCTCTACACTGTTATAAAAACAGTGATTAGTTGTTGTTTAGACAAGTTCTCTGTGACTGTAGCGTTTAGCGACTTTTTTTCCAGATTATTATTGCTGTTTGATTCTCGGGAAGATATAGGCATGGCGCAGTACAAAGGTGCAGCAAGCGAGGCTGGAAGAGCCATGCAGTTGATAAAAAAGCGTGAAAAGGAAAGAGAACAACTTTCACAGCTAAAGGAGAAAATTGCTCAGGTCAGTCACTTGTTAGCTAAGTAATAGTATTGCTTATTCACTGCTATCTAGTTACTGAAATATCAAACGAGCCATCTATAGCCTTTGCGCTAGACTGTTTACAGGAGTAGCCTTAACGTTCCTTGCTATGTGTCCCCCTCTTACTATCTGAATATCTCCTACAGGACAACATGGTCAAGTCCAACATAGACAAGAAGTTCTCAGCTCATTATGATGCGGTGGAAGCAGAGCTCAAATCCAGCACTGTTGGTAAGTATATTATGGAACTTTTTCCATGTCAGACTTGCCTTTTTTAATAATGATGAATGTTTGAATACATAATTGTGAAGAACACAATCTTACTACAATACGGTCTTCCCTTGTCAGGTCTGGTGACACTCAATGATATGAAGGCCAGGCAGGAGGCTCTTGTGAAAGAACGAGAAAAGCAACTGGCCAAGAAGGAGCAATCAAAGGAGTTGATGCTGTGAGTTACTGTATTCCGCGAGTTACTTTGATTCCCTGACACTTTTCTATCTCTTTAATGATCTCTCAATGACCCCTGATTATGGGTGAAATCTTCAGTCGAAAGCTTTTGTCAGTGTCTCATCTtggctctctttctgtctaccttCAGAAAGCTGGAGAAGCAGAAGGAGAAGAAAAGAAAGGAAGAGCAGAAGAGAAAGATTGCCAGTTTATCCTTTAATCctgaagatgaagaggaggagaaagaggagactgaggaggaagaggaggaggaggaagaggactgtgagtgGTGTTCATAATACATCTGTTGTTTATAGCCACAATACTTGTGTATATTATTGTCTAAGAACAATCAataaatactgacttgtatcttCCATAGATTTCCCCGCTAAGAAGAAGAAGCTAGGGAAGAACCCAGATGTGGACACCAGTTTCCTGCCAGACCGGGACAGAGAGGTGAGCCTTATGTATATACAACCAGTCACACTTATTCTCTCCAAATCAAACCTCCCTTACATTGAGGGAGAGTATTTGCATTTATTAATGATCcctattagctgctgccaaggcagtttAAAATCCAGGTTTAccccaagcagtttagtcacagccttattctaaaatggattaagttcattttttcccccaacttgattggagtccacatggggtaaattcaattgattggacatgatatggaaaggcacacaccggtctatataaaGTTCCACAGTAGAgagttcatgtcagagcaaaaaccaagccacgaggtcgaaggaattgtccatagagctccgagacaggattgtgtcgaggcacagatctggggaaagtaCCAAAAAATTACTGCAGCAATGAAGGTcctaaagaacacagtggcctccatcattcttaaattaaagaagtttggaaacaccaagactcttcctagagctggtcgcctggCCAAATTAAGCAATCAGAGGAggatcttggtcagggaggtgatcaagaacctgatggtcatcctgacagagctcctctgtggagatgggagaaccttccagaaggacaaccatctctgcagcactccaccaatcaggcctttatgttagagtggccagccggaagccactcctcagtaaaaggactctcagaccatgcgaaacaagattctctgctctgatgaaaccaagattgaactctggtctgaatgccaagtgtcacgtctggaggaaacctggcaccatccctacggtgaagcatgggttTGGCAGCATTGtattgtggggatgtttttcagtggcggggactgggagactagtcaagattaagggaaagatgaacagagcaaagtacagagggattattgatgaaaacctgctccagagcgctgaaGACCTCAGACAGGGCGAAGGTTCAGTTTCAACAGGCcaacggccctaagcacacagccaagacaacacgggagtggctttgggagaagtctctgaatgtccttgtgtggcccagccagagcccagacttgaacccgatcgaacatctctggggagacttgaaaatagctgtgcagcgaccctcttccacactcactttacagaatAAAAAATGACAATGCTTGTCTTTTAATAATTTGATCatttatacttggatgtgtagtgtcagtgtttgttgctggcatgtcatgcctaaatttgctaatcttgccaaataaaaaataattggaAGTAATTGGCAATATCAGTGTTTTCTGATGAATGAGCCACCTGATTCAATGAATGGTGgcgctgagtttgcctttttggccaaaatgtaatttaaggtgctccaaagcttctttttttttttactatcattctttgtcATTTCTTTgttttcatagtgtagtttcttctttttattcagtttagttgCAGGATTTCTctatttgcagtacgtttgccaatcggttgtaaCCAGACTTATTTGCCAATCGTTTTGCCTCATCCTcctcaaccataccatttttcaattcctcatcaatccacagggaattaacagttttttttaaacaatcgTTTTCTTTATAgttgcatgcttattagtaactggaataagcaatttcataaatatgtcaagtgcagcatctggttgctcctcattacacacaacaaatattctttacatcaacaacattggaatcactacaaaacatattgtatgacctcttatacactatattagccccagcctttggaacttaggttttcctagatatggctactgtattgtgatcactacatccgatggatctggatactgctttagagaacctttctgcagcattagtaaagatgtgatcaatatatGTTGATGATTTCCTGTGCTGTTTGACTAGCCTGGCAGGTTGACTGATTAGTGCCAGTGACCTGGTTCAGTTTGTTatagtttgaagctttttcttgagtgggcagcttgagaAAAGCCAGTCAgtttttaaatcacccagaaaatatacccctctgttgatatcacatgcatttcacacatgttgtctagatactgactgttagcacttggtctaTAGCatcttcccacaagaatgggctttaggttaggcagatgaacctgtagccatattacttcaacagtattttacatgagatcctctctaagctttataggaatgtggttctgaatataaacagcagcacctccacctttggcatttctggcttttctgtagatgttataaccatgtattgctaccactctATCATCAAAgatattatctaagtgagtttcagagattgtcAGAATATGACTGTCATATGTTAGTAGCAAATTATTAATTTCATGAgccttgtttcttaagctacatatTTTGAGCACTTTTTTTCTGGGATGCTTTCTTGTTTTCATTGTTTAACTGGGAAGTTTAGCTGAGGTAGATTAGCTCTTGTTATTTCTGtcagtgcagggtgagctgcacacagtggacttcctactagggcaccgcctcagtgctaacagtataactctggttcataggcacatgattgctgcatacaatagctgtaggatcagccGAGGCATTCAGGGCAGTCAGAGGGACATAAATGAGGTTATTAACATTGTGTCTTCCAACGCCCCTGGGATTATGACAACTCAGCGACACAACGGTGGGGATTAATTGAGCTGCACCTGGGTCATTGATAAATCATTGTCCCAACGCAGCCTGATAATGGTGTGAAAAGATCCAGGAACCCAAattatttgggtggatcccatcctcctttaTAAAACCAGCTTTGTTTCCAGAATGTATTATCATTGTCAATAAATGTTACACCCACAGAGCTGcaatagtctggtagccagttatgggAGGTTGAAACGTTCAGTGCCACGATTTGGCTGAGGGCCAGATATTATGGGGAGTTTGTTGGTGTCAAGCAGAGAcccaatcagttctttaaaatccatcttcagctgttctgagcggccccttcataatgtcattgaATCCTACATGAACTATGATGGCCTCAATTTCATTTTTGCTCCAGGGACTGAGTCATTTCTCACCATTGAACTGCCCAATACAACAGCtggagaaggggatggagaaatCTGCCCATTCCTACCCCTTTGACTCCTGTCCAGTATGCCCAGGGCATACACTATATAAATGTgcctttatacacacacacagggtgtacactatataaatgtgcctttatacacacacacagagcccaggGCATACACTATATAATTGTgcctttatacacacacacagagcccaggGCGTACACTATATAAATGTgcctttatacacacacacagggcgtaCACTATATAAATGTgcctttatacacacacacagagcccaggGCATACACTATATAAATGTgcctttatacacacacacagggcgtaCACTATATAAATGTgcctttatacacacacacagagcccaggGCGTACACTATATAAATGTgcctttatacacacacacacacagagcccaggGCATACACTATATAAATGTgcctttatacacacacacagagcccagggtgtacactatataaatgtgcctttatacacacacacagagcccaggGCATACACTATATAAATGTGCCTTTATACACAGAGCCCAGGGTGTACACTATATAAATGTgcctttatacacacacacagagcccaggGCATACACTATATAAATGTgcctttatacacacacacagagcccagggcatacactatatacatgctgtgtgtgtgggcatacatgcatatatatagatatacacacacacatacaaccgttcaaaagtttggggtcacttagaaatgtccttgtctttgaaagaaaagcacaaaaAAAATGTGTCTGTCAAAATAACGtcgaattgatcagaaatacagtgtagacattcttctgaaactcgtccgtctattgttctgagaaatgaagactattccatgtgagaaattgccaagaaactgaagatctcgtacaacgctgtgtgctactcccgtcacagaacagcgcaaactggttttaaccagaatagaaagaggagtgggaggccccagtgcacaactgagcaagaggacaagtacattagagtgtctagtttgagaaacagacgcctcacaagtcctcaactggcagcttcattaaatagcacccgcaaaacaccagtctcaacatcaacagtgaagaggtgactctgggattcTGCcctttctaggcagagttcctctgtccagtgtctgtgttcttttgcccatcttaatcttttatttttattggccagtctgagatatggcttttttctttgcaacattaacaatgtctacactgtatttctgatcaataagatgttattttaatggacaaaaaaatggattttctttcaaaaacaaggacaagtGACCACATTTTTGAACggttgtatatacacacacacagaacccaaGCTTAAAATGTGTTTATTATTGGGAGTTCAGGAGGAGGAGAATCGGCTTCGAGAGGAACTGCGCCAGGAGTGGGAGGGAAAGCAGGAAAAGATCAAGAGTAAGAGAGAGATTGATTACACGCGACAATCACACATGGCGATTACATCCAGTGCTCTTTTTATATTGGTCCCTATGGTAATGATGAGCTTAAATTAATAGTTCACTACCCTTGCCATGATAATGACACTTATTGATAATGCCATGATAATGACACATCTTCTGTGCAGGTGAAGAAATTGAGATCACGTTCTCCTACTGGGATGGATCGGGGCATCGTAAGACTGTCAAGGTACAGTAAGAGAGAACCGGTTGCTTAGCAATGGATGTGCTGCCGGAAAGCAAATGGAGCCATACATGAACTTTGGTCGCATGAGATACACCTGTATACTATAGCATGTATCAGTGTGCACTGTTGTGTGTTTACTGCAGATGAAGAAGGGCAATACCATGCAGCAGTTCCTTCAGAAAGCACTGGAGGTCTTGAGGAAAGATTTCAGTGAGCTCCGGTAAGAGTAGATGTGACTGAAGTGGTGGCTTTGGTTTTATCTAGGCGGGTGTATTCACTAGAAAACAGAAGCAAACAAAATGAAGCGGGGAGGGACCTGAATTTGTCAAATAAAAACTTTGACATTTTTTCCGTTTTGTAGTAGACGTTTTCCATTGTAAAAACCTTTTGCGACTGTTTGCTACGTTCTTCGCCTAATGAATACACCCTAGGTGCCCATTGGCACTAACATTTATAGGATTTCCTTTTAATGTTATTCTTTATGAAGGAAGGTTGTAAAAGGTTGGGGTGTCTTTGTAGGGCTGCTGGTGTCGAGCAGCTGATGTACATCAAAGAGGATCTGATCATCCCACATGTGAGTGCTGCTGTACATCGATCTGAACTATTATAAATGTACGTCTCTTCTTCATATTAAACTGAACAATTATCTCGTGTTTTATGTTCTAGCATCACAGTTTCTATGACTTCATTGTGACAAAAGCTCGAGGCAAATCTGGTGAGCCAGTGGTGACTTCAAGGGGCATCTAAAAATCCTACGTTATATTTAAACATTTATGTAACTTCACTGAtggcattatatatatatatgtatatgtgtgtgtattttttttatttttatatatacttTATTCCTCTACAGGTCCACTCTTCAGCTTTGATGTCCACGATGACATTCGGCTGGTGAACGACGCCACTGTTGAAAAAGACGAGGTGAGGAGATCCGTATTGTTTTAATATTCAATATCCAAGTGTGTTTTGAATCCAAGTTATTTGCCAGTGCAGCAGCGTTAACAATAACGAGTGTCCTTGGTGTGTCGTAGTCTCACGCAGGTAAAGTGGTGCTGAGGTGCTGGTATGAGAAGAACAAGCACATCTTCCCTGCTAGCCGCTGGGAGCCCTACGACCC
It includes:
- the fam50a gene encoding protein FAM50A, which encodes MAQYKGAASEAGRAMQLIKKREKEREQLSQLKEKIAQDNMVKSNIDKKFSAHYDAVEAELKSSTVGLVTLNDMKARQEALVKEREKQLAKKEQSKELMLKLEKQKEKKRKEEQKRKIASLSFNPEDEEEEKEETEEEEEEEEEDYFPAKKKKLGKNPDVDTSFLPDRDREEEENRLREELRQEWEGKQEKIKSEEIEITFSYWDGSGHRKTVKMKKGNTMQQFLQKALEVLRKDFSELRAAGVEQLMYIKEDLIIPHHHSFYDFIVTKARGKSGPLFSFDVHDDIRLVNDATVEKDESHAGKVVLRCWYEKNKHIFPASRWEPYDPEKKWDKYTIR